A stretch of Oryza brachyantha chromosome 4, ObraRS2, whole genome shotgun sequence DNA encodes these proteins:
- the LOC102721444 gene encoding cytochrome P450 99A2-like produces the protein MELSAATVTFLVLLSLPILAALLRGRLAAASSKKKRRPPGPWNLPFVGSLLHLIGAHPTVAFRDLARRYGPVMFLRTGQVDTVVISSAAAAQEVLRDKDVTFASRPRILVSEIFCYQNRDVAFAPYGEYWRMLRKLCTVELLSAKMVRQLAPVRNRETLTLVRNVQAAGGRPIVISDLLMSCATTITTQAAFGQACSEDLKDQFLSALDVGLNLSSGFCFGDLFPSLRFIDAVTGLRSRLWRARAQLDAVYDRIIAKCEAQRGDSLVNVLLRIRDKEEEHEFPLTTTNIKAIILDMFTGGTETTASTVEWVMSELMRSPEAMAKAQAEVRRVFDDKSPDDHESLVEKLSYMKLVIMETLRLNPVLPLLLPHFCRETCEVGGFEITKGTRVVINAWAMARSPEYWDDAEKFRPERFEDGTADYKGTRSEYLPFGMGRRRCPGDIFGLALVELIVARLLYYYDWSLPGGMQPHEVDMELVVSATMRRKNHLQLLASPYKPVPL, from the exons ATGGAGCTCAGCGCTGCCACTGTCACCTTCCTCGTCCTTCTATCCCTGCCAATTCTCGCGGCCTTGCTGAGAGGCAGGTTGGCGGCGGCAAGCTCCAAGAAGAAGAGGCGGCCTCCGGGCCCATGGAACCTCCCCTTCGTCGGAAGCCTCCTCCACCTCATCGGCGCGCACCCGACGGTCGCGTTCCGCGACCTGGCGAGGAGGTACGGCCCGGTGATGTTCCTCCGGACGGGGCAGGTGGACACCGTCGTgatctcgtcggcggcggcggcgcaggaggTGCTCCGGGACAAGGACGTCACCTTCGCGTCGCGGCCGCGCATCCTCGTGTCGGAGATCTTCTGCTACCAGAACCGCGACGTCGCCTTCGCGCCGTACGGCGAGTACTGGCGGATGCTGCGCAAGCTCTGCACGGTGGAGCTGCTCAGCGCGAAGATGGTGCGGCAGCTCGCGCCCGTCAGGAACCGCGAGACGCTGACCCTCGTCAGGAACGTgcaggccgccggcggccggccgatTGTCATCTCCGACCTGCTCATGTCCTGCGCGACCACCATCACCACGCAGGCGGCGTTCGGCCAGGCGTGCAGCGAGGATCTCAAGGACCAGTTCCTCTCGGCGCTCGACGTCGGGCTCAACCTCAGCAGCGGCTTCTGCTTCGGCGACCTCTTCCCGTCGCTGCGGTTCATCGACGCCGTGACGGGGCTGCGCAGCCGGCTGtggcgagcgcgcgcgcaGCTGGACGCCGTCTACGACAGGATCATCGCCAAGTGCGAGGCGCAGCGAGGTGACTCCCTCGTGAACGTCCTCCTCAGGATCAGGgacaaggaggaggagcatgAATTCCCCTTGACCACGACGAATATCAAGGCGATCATACTG GATATGTTCACGGGAGGGAcggagacgacggcgtcgaccgTGGAGTGGGTCATGTCGGAGCTGATGAGGAGCCCGGAGGCGATGGCCAAGGCGCAGGCCGAGGTGAGGCGAGTGTTCGACGACAAGAGCCCAGACGACCACGAGAGCCTCGTCGAGAAGCTGAGCTACATGAAGCTGGTGATCATGGAGACCCTGCGGCTGAACCcggtgctgccgctgctgctgccccaCTTCTGCCGGGAGACCTGCGAGGTCGGCGGGTTCGAGATCACCAAGGGCACCCGGGTGGTGATCAACGCGTGGGCGATGGCGAGGAGCCCCGAGTACTGGGACGACGCGGAGAAGTTCAGGCCGGAGAGGTTCGAGGACGGCACGGCGGACTACAAGGGCACCCGGTCCGAGTACCTGCCGTTCGGGATGGGGAGGAGAAGGTGCCCCGGCGACATATTCGGGCTGGCCTTGGTGGAGCTCATCGTGGCCCGGCTCCTCTACTACTACGACTGGAGCCTCCCCGGCGGGATGCAGCCTCACGAGGTCGACATGGAGCTCGTCGTGAGTGCCACCATGAGGAGGAAGAACCATCTGCAGCTGCTGGCGTCACCCTACAAGCCGGTTCCCCTGTAG